From one Triticum urartu cultivar G1812 chromosome 3, Tu2.1, whole genome shotgun sequence genomic stretch:
- the LOC125546935 gene encoding probable protein ABIL5 yields the protein MILRVVRRVRSGLQELKDLQSQLHQAADCCEKAFLATEEKRLILDSTKSYICNAVVAVIDHLGTVSSKLEHQLEDKTEIMQTEQKISFLKQRLLTCEQYAISLQLLAVRADAGAVQYHRRYLSQSTERNNQENVAKSRDDPEEPLKLNSTVAPGATRTLKPYDAESTIGREHAVAGADGGNPASTARSFSFRAEDVHVAAGGHHKKKKGSHGSNIMSFLKRSKRHA from the exons ATGAT CTTGCGTGTCGTCCGGCGCGTTCGCTCGGGTTTGCAGGAGCTCAAGGATCTGCAGTCGCAGCTGCACCAGGCGGCGGACTGCTGCGAGAAGGCGTTCCTCGCCACCGAGGAGAAGAGGCT AATCCTGGACAGTACAAAGAGCTACATCTGCAACGCGGTAGTGGCAGTGATTGATCATCTGGGGACCGTTTCATCCAAGCTTGAGCACCAGCTGGAGGACAAGACTGAGATCATGCAAACAGAGCAGAAGATCAGCTTCCTGAAGCAG AGGCTCTTGACATGCGAACAGTATGCAATTTCTCTCCAACTATTGGCCGTTCGTGCGGACGCTGGCGCCGTTCAATATCATCGCCGTTACCTTTCCCAAT CTACTGAAAGAAACAACCAGGAAAATGTTGCCAAGTCAAG AGATGACCCAGAAGAACCCCTCAAGCTCAATAGCACAGTGGCGCCAGGAGCTACTCGCACTCTGAAGCCATATGATGCTGAATCAACCATCG GGAGGGAGCATGCCGTGGCGGGTGCAGACGGTGGAAACCCAGCATCCACAGCGAGGTCATTTTCCTTCAGAGCAGAG GATGTTCACGTTGCTGCAGGGGGTCATCACAAGAAGAAGAAAGGCAGCCATGGCAGCAACATCATGTCATTTCTCAAAAGAAGCAAGCGACATGCGTAA
- the LOC125544837 gene encoding probable CoA ligase CCL8: protein MRAQGWARGRAVARLMTPFNCPTAHASSPHLLLPRLLLLRSSSSYTLLPSRLRRQFASDASSSPASVDNTRQSSRTFMEVVREVFKHGSAHGARAAIRADQKSYSLVQLISSALDVHNILCRKHDGKDSSVNGANATGFLCGARIGIVAKPSPEFVAGIFGTWLSGGVAVPLALSYPEVELLHVMNDSDISMVLSTKEHHDIMESISTKCSTRYSLLPTVESIPPKIDAQEPLSSVVTSSVSSLMAEIDTLKKIKGDDPALILYTSGTTGKPKGVVHTHEGILSQVQILTEAWGYQSEDQFLHCLPLHHVHGLFNALFAPLYSGSVVEFLPKFSVRGVWQRWRESYPNDGSKNDEAITVFTGVPTVYTRLLQGYDSMNPDQQSACSYAAKQLRLMMCGSSALPSPLMKRWQEVTGHRLLERYGMTEFVMALSNPLHGARKEGTVGKPLPRVEAKIIMDDGTETKTGVGELCIKSPSLFKEYWKRPEVTAESFIDGGFFKTGDTVTVDEDGYFIILGRTNADIMKVGGYKLSALEIEAVLLEHDTVLECAVLGLPDEAYGEAICAIIVPKEDAKEKAEQASKPALTLEALTSWSKDKLAPYKIPTRLHLWDSLPRNAMGKVNKKELKKLLEV, encoded by the exons ATGCGTGCGCAGGGGTGGGCGCGCGGGAGGGCGGTGGCGCGCTTGATGACGCCATTCAATTGCCCCACGGCCCACGCCTCCTCCCCCCACCTGCTGCTGCCGCGGCTGCTGCTGCTCCGCTCCTCCTCCTCTTATACCCTCCTCCCCTCTCGCCTCCGACGCCAATTCGCCTCGGACGCCTCCTCCTCCCCAGCCTCAG TTGACAACACCAGACAGAGTTCTCGTACGTTCATGGAGGTTGTTCGAGAAGTCTTTAAGCATGGCTCTGCACATGGTGCCCGTGCGGCTATAAGAGCTGACCAGAAGAGTTACAGCCTTGTCCAGCTTATTTCGTCTGCACTGGATGTGCACAATATTTTGTGCAGAAAACAT GATGGTAAAGATTCTTCTGTCAATGGAGCAAATGCGACAGGATTCCTTTGTGGTGCTCGTATTGGCATCGTGGCTAAACCCTCTCCTGAATTTGTTGCTGGGATATTTGGAACCTGGCTTTCTGGTGGAGTTGCAGTACCCCTTGCACTTAGCTATCCTGAAGTTGAACTCCTGCATGTCATGAATGACTCG GACATTTCTATGGTGTTAAGCACAAAAGAGCATCATGACATTATGGAAAGCATCTCTACCAAATGTTCCACTCgttattctcttcttccaactgtgGAAAGTATACCTCCAAAGATAGATGCCCAAGAACCTTTAAGTAGTGTAGTGACTTCATCAGTTTCTAGCTTAATGGCTGAGATTGACACTTTAAAGAAAATTAAAG GAGATGATCCTGCTCTTATCCTTTACACAAGTGGCACAACTGGTAAACCGAAAGGAGTAGTCCACACTCATGAGGGGATACTTTCTCAG GTTCAAATTCTGACAGAGGCATGGGGATATCAAAGTGAAGATCAGTTTCTCCACTGTCTTCCACTGCACC ATGTGCATGGTCTTTTCAATGCTCTATTTGCGCCCCTCTATTCAGGATCAGTG GTCGAGTTTTTGCCAAAATTCAGTGTGAGGGGAGTATGGCAGAGATGGCGTGAGTCATATCCCAATGACGGCAGTAAAAATGATGAGGCTATTACAGTATTTACTGGA GTTCCGACAGTGTACACACGCCTACTGCAAGGGTACGATAGTATGAATCCTGATCAACAGTCTGCCTGTTCTTATGCCGCAAAGCAGCTGAGACTAATG ATGTGTGGATCATCAGCACTTCCTTCCCCACTCATGAAACGGTGGCAGGAAGTGACAGGCCACCGTCTTTTGGAACGCTATGGCATGACTGAG TTTGTCATGGCACTGTCTAATCCATTGCATGGTGCAAGGAAAGAAGGTACAGTCGGTAAACCTCTTCCGCGTGTTGAG GCCAAGATCATTATGGACGATGGTACTGAAACTAAAACTGGAGTCGGTGAGCTCTGTATTAAAAGTCCGTCCCTTTTCAAAGAGTACTGGAAAAGACCGGAG GTTACAGCAGAATCATTTATTGATGGTGGGTTCTTCAAGACTGGTGATACGGTAACCGTAGATGAGGACGGATACTTTATAATTCTAGGGC GCACAAATGCTGATATCATGAAAGTTGGTGGTTATAAGTTGTCAGCGTTAGAAATTGAGGCGGTTCTGTTAGAG CATGACACTGTACTGGAGTGTGCTGTTCTTGGCTTGCCCGATGAAGCTTATGGGGAGGCTATATGTGCAATAATTGTGCCTAAGGAGGATGCAAAGGAAAAGGCTGAACAGGCTTCAAAGCCAGCACTAACCTTAGAAGCATTGACAAGTTGGTCAAAAGATAAACTTGCTCCATACAAG ATTCCAACAAGATTGCACTTATGGGATTCTCTTCCTCGGAATGCCATGGGAAAG GTTAACAAGAAGGAGCTTAAGAAATTATTAGAGGTGTAG
- the LOC125548647 gene encoding protein NRT1/ PTR FAMILY 1.2-like — MEVSAMEEAAVPAPVPAARRKGGLRTIPFIISNEIFEKVATYGLQANMVVYLTKRYNMTPATSAMVLYLWSALTNFLPIGGGVLSDVFFGRFPVIALGCVVSLSGMCLLLVTAILPVYKKTPGCDPANPRACTMLTCQLPLLFTSFLLMSLGAGGIRPCALAFGADQLDKRDNSTKNVRRLQTFFNWYYTVLGISLVVAVLVIVYIQDHMGWVVGFSVPVVLMLAALMLFLAGSPLYLKAEADRSVLVGIVQVLVASYKNRRELLPPETAEASCFHNKAGSRPRVPTKKMVSMNRACVLRNPSKELNSDGSACDPWRLCTVQQVEDTKAVIRVLPIWSTGIIPGVIVAQVMFPVLQAGTMDRQMGKANIPAASYSVFGIVTLTVWVALYDRVLVRPLSRLTGHARGLSLRQRMGAGLAVFTVAMVVAARTEALRRAAAIAEGFQDHKDAVVHMSAMRLVPQHCLIGLADALNLIGQIEFYYSEFPKTMSSIGVSLLALGIGFGAVLGSAIVGIMNSATGGDGRDSWLSSNLNRGRYDYYYLVLAALSVANLVYFIWCSWAYGEEGQIRVMALAAEEAEEEETKQEQHK; from the exons ATGGAGGTCTCGGCCATGGAGGAAGCCGCCGTCCCTGCCCCTGTCCCTGCGGCGAGGAGGAAGGGCGGCCTCAGAACCATACCGTTCATCATCT CGAACGAGATCTTCGAGAAGGTGGCGACGTACGGGCTGCAAGCGAACATGGTCGTATACCTCACCAAGCGGTACAACATGACGCCGGCCACCAGCGCCATGGTGCTCTACCTCTGGTCCGCCCTCACCAACTTCCTGCCCATCGGCGGCGGCGTGCTGTCGGACGTTTTCTTCGGCCGCTTCCCGGTCATCGCCCTGGGATGCGTCGTCAGCCTCTCG GGGATGTGCCTGCTATTGGTGACTGCGATCCTGCCAGTGTACAAGAAGACTCCGGGGTGCGACCCGGCGAACCCGCGCGCGTGCACGATGCTGACGTGCCAGCTGCCGCTACTGTTCACGTCGTTCCTGCTCATGTCGCTCGGGGCGGGCGGCATCCGGCCGTGCGCGCTGGCGTTCGGAGCGGACCAGCTGGACAAGCGGGACAACAGCACCAAGAACGTCAGGAGGCTGCAGACCTTCTTCAACTGGTACTACACCGTGCTGGGGATCTCCCTCGTCGTTGCGGTCCTCGTGATCGTCTACATACAGGATCACATGGGGTGGGTCGTCGGCTTCTCCGTGCCCGTCGTGCTCATGCTCGCCGCTCTCATGCTCTTCCTGGCCGGCTCGCCTTTGTACCTcaaggcggaggccgacaggagCGTGCTGGTGGGTATCGTGCAGGTGCTCGTCGCCAGCTACAAGAACCGGCGCGAGCTGTTGCCGCCGGAGACGGCCGAGGCGTCGTGCTTCCACAACAAAGCTGGCTCCAGGCCCAGAGTTCCCACCAAGAAGATGGTGTCCATGAACCGGGCGTGCGTGCTGAGGAACCCGAGCAAGGAGCTCAACAGCGACGGGTCGGCGTGTGACCCGTGGCGGCTGTGCACGGTGCAGCAGGTGGAGGACACCAAGGCCGTCATCCGCGTGCTGCCGATATGGTCCACGGGGATCATACCCGGCGTGATCGTCGCCCAGGTGATGTTCCCCGTGCTGCAGGCAGGTACGATGGATCGGCAGATGGGCAAGGCGAACATCCCCGCCGCCTCCTACAGCGTCTTCGGCATCGTCACGCTCACCGTCTGGGTGGCCTTGTACGACCGCGTGCTCGTGCGGCCCCTCTCGCGGCTCACCGGCCACGCGCGCGGGCTCAGCCTGCGGCAGCGCATGGGAGCCGGGCTGGCGGTCTTCACCGTTGCCATGGTCGTGGCGGCGCGAACCGAGGCCCTCCGCCGCGCCGCGGCCATCGCGGAGGGCTTCCAGGACCACAAGGACGCGGTGGTGCACATGTCGGCGATGCGGCTTGTGCCGCAGCACTGCCTCATCGGGCTCGCCGACGCGTTGAACCTGATCGGGCAGATCGAGTTCTACTACTCCGAGTTCCCCAAGACCATGTCCAGCATCGGGGTGTCGCTGCTCGCCCTCGGCATTGGCTTCGGCGCCGTGCTGGGGAGCGCCATCGTGGGGATCATGAACAGCGCCACCGGGGGGGACGGGCGCGACAGCTGGTTGTCCAGCAACCTCAACAGGGGCCGCTACGACTACTACTATCTGGTTCTCGCGGCGCTGTCCGTGGCCAACTTGGTGTACTTCATCTGGTGCAGCTGGGCGTACGGCGAGGAAGGGCAGATCAGAGTGATGGCGTTGGCGgccgaggaggcggaggaggaagagaCCAAGCAAGAACAGCACAAATGA
- the LOC125544838 gene encoding protein NRT1/ PTR FAMILY 1.1-like yields METQEGDAHSSESDAHKVKGRGGFVALPFIIANEMLEKVAGFGLNTNMIMYLTKQYHLSNVTAGATLFVWAAAANFAPIPGALIADMYTGRFMAISLGSIACLTGIVFLWLSAMIPGARPPPCGVGLAGEQCAPPGPRHLAWLIAGFTFLSIGAGGIRPCSMAFGADQFSRHPKERRSRILQAYFNAYYASIGVAFTVAVTVIVYVQDNVGWKAGFAVPMGLMMLSAVSFLLGSRLYVKEKGSKQMFAGIGAALVAAIRNYRVQLPARTEDGVYHHLKDCKLTVPTDRLRFLNKACMISNNGGVDLPGTGAAASERDCNGGGRRLCTVDQVEQLKSAVRILPIWSSTVFLAQAMSQNYAVLQANEMDRRIGVGQFRVPGCSLTMFNMVTMSLWSGSYDRWIAPALRRVTGDPRGLTMKQRVGVGLLLATAAMAVSGAVEGARRRLALAGGGGMSAFWLVPQFALMGLAEAFGVIGELEFFYTELPKSMASFSMALLYMAMGVGNLVNSLIVKVVDDTSRRGGRTSWLSSDLNAGHYDYYYWLLAGLGAVNFVYFLWCAWKYGEEGKNVEWEEEGEGERERPMA; encoded by the exons ATGGAAACCCAGGAGGGCGATGCGCATAGCTCTGAATCCGATGCTCACAAAGTGAAAGGGAGAGGTGGATTTGTAGCCCTGCCGTTCATCATAG CAAATGAAATGTTGGAGAAAGTTGCGGGGTTCGGGCTCAACACCAACATGATCATGTACCTCACCAAGCAGTACCACCTAAGCAACGTCACCGCCGGCGCAACGCTCTTCGTGTGGGCTGCGGCGGCAAATTTCGCGCCCATCCCCGGAGCGCTCATAGCCGACATGTACACAGGCCGGTTCATGGCCATCTCGCTGGGCTCCATCGCATGCCTAACA GGGATTGTTTTCCTATGGCTGAGCGCCATGATACCCGGAGCGCGGCCGCCGCCGTGCGGCGTCGGCCTTGCCGGGGAGCAGTGCGCGCCCCCGGGGCCGAGGCACCTGGCGTGGCTGATCGCCGGCTTCACGTTCCTGTCCATCGGCGCCGGCGGCATCCGGCCGTGCTCCATGGCCTTCGGCGCGGACCAGTTCTCCCGGCACCCCAAGGAGAGGAGGTCGAGGATCCTGCAGGCCTACTTCAACGCCTACTACGCGTCCATCGGGGTGGCCTTCACGGTCGCCGTCACCGTGATCGTCTACGTGCAGGACAACGTCGGGTGGAAGGCCGGGTTCGCCGTCCCGATGGGCCTCATGATGCTCTCCGCGGTGAGCTTCCTCCTGGGCTCCCGCCTCTACGTCAAGGAGAAGGGGTCCAAGCAAATGTTCGCCGGGATAGGCGCCGCCCTCGTGGCGGCGATCAGGAACTACAGGGTGCAGCTGCCGGCGAGGACGGAGGACGGCGTGTACCATCATCTCAAGGACTGCAAGCTCACTGTCCCCACAGACAGGTTGAG GTTCCTGAACAAGGCCTGCATGATCAGCAACAATGGGGGCGTGGACTTACCCGGCACTGGCGCGGCGGCCTCAGAGCGCGATTGCAACGGTGGCGGCAGGAGGCTGTGCACGGTGGACCAGGTGGAGCAGCTCAAGTCGGCCGTCCGGATCCTGCCGATCTGGTCATCCACCGTGTTCCTCGCGCAGGCCATGAGCCAGAACTACGCCGTGCTGCAGGCCAACGAGATGGACCGGCGCATCGGCGTGGGCCAGTTCCGCGTGCCGGGCTGCTCCCTCACCATGTTCAACATGGTGACCATGTCGCTGTGGTCGGGCAGCTACGACAGGTGGATCGCGCCGGCGCTGCGGCGGGTGACGGGCGACCCGCGCGGGCTCACCATGAAGCAGCGCGTCGGGGTGGGCCTGCTGCTGGCCACGGCGGCGATGGCCGTGTCCGGCGCGGTGGAGGGCGCGCGGCGCAGGCTGGCGCTGGCCGGGGGCGGCGGCATGTCGGCGTTCTGGCTGGTGCCGCAGTTCGCGCTCATGGGGCTGGCGGAGGCGTTCGGCGTGATCGGGGAGCTCGAGTTCTTCTACACGGAGCTGCCCAAGAGCATGGCCAGCTTCAGCATGGCGCTGCTCTACATGGCCATGGGGGTGGGCAACCTGGTGAACAGCCTGATCGTCAAGGTGGTGGACGACACGAGCAGGCGCGGGGGGAGGACGAGCTGGCTCTCCAGCGATCTCAACGCGGGGCACTACGACTACTACTACTGGCTGCTCGCCGGCCTGGGCGCCGTCAACTTCGTGTACTTCCTCTGGTGCGCCTGGAAGTACGGCGAGGAGGGGAAGAACGTGGAGTGGGAGGAGGAGGGTGAAGGCGAGAGGGAACGGCCGATGGCCTAG